The segment TCCTGGTGGTAACGATGTTAAGACTGTTGTTTTCAACACTAACCACGACATCCTTGATGGTACTGAAACAGTTATCTCAGGTGCTTCATGTACTACAAACTGTTTGGCACCAATGGCTAAAGCTCTTCACGATGCATTTGGCGTTCAAAAAGGTTTGATGACTACAATCCACGGTTACACTGGTGACCAAATGGTTCTTGACGGACCACACCGTGGTGGTGACCTTCGTCGTGCACGTGCTGCTGCTGCAAACATCGTTCCTAACTCAACTGGTGCTGCTAAAGCTATCGGCTTGGTAATCCCAGAATTGAACGGTAAACTTGACGGTGCTGCACAACGTGTTCCAGTTCCAACAGGTTCTGTAACTGAATTGGTTGCAACTCTTGACAAGAAAGTAACTGCTGAAGAAGTAAACGCTGCTATGAAAGCTGCTGCTACTGAATCATTTGGTTACACTGAAGACCAACTCGTATCTTCAGATATCGTAGGTATCTCATTCGGTTCATTGTTTGATGCAACTCAAACTAAAGTTATCGAAGTTGATGGCGAGCAATTGGTTAAAGTTGTTTCATGGTACGACAACGAAATGTCTTACACTGCACAACTTGTTCGTACTCTTGAGTACTTCGCAAAAATCGCTAAATAATCCTTAGTGAAAATCGAAGAGGCTTCGGCCTCTTTTTTGTTTTGGTTGCTGAAATATAGCTGTTTTCTTATGCTAAGAAACAAGGATGGTATAAGTTGTTTCTGATTTGGCAACTTTAGAATTTGAAAAATCTGATTACGAGGCGATAGTTTTTAGATTTCATAACATTTGTGAAAAAAATATCTTTATGCAAGAAAAAATACAGAAAATATGATACAATGGTAAAGTAAATATAATTTAAGGAGTTCTTATCTAATGGCAAAATTGACTGTTAAAGATGTAGAATTGAAAGGCAAAAAAGTTCTTGTTCGTGTGGACTTCAACGTGCCTTTGAAAGATGGCGTTATCACTAACGATAACCGTATTACAGCAGCTCTTCCAACTATCAAGTATATTCTTGAGCAAGGTGGACGTGCAATTCTTTTCTCTCACCTTGGTCGTGTGAAAGAAGAAGCTGACAAAGAAGGTAAATCATTGGCTCCTGTAGCAGCTGACTTGGCGGCTAAATTGGGTCAAGACGTTGCTTTCATCGCAGGTGCTACTCGTGGTGCTGAATTGGAAGCAGCTATCAATGCTTTGGAAGATGGACAAGTTCTCCTTGTTGAAAACACTCGTTTCGAAGATGTTGATGGTAAGAAAGAATCTAAAAACGACGAAGAACTTGGTAAATACTGGGCTTCACTTGGTGATGGTATCTTCGTTAACGATGCATTTGGTACTGCACACCGTGCACACGCATCAAACGTTGGTATCTCAGCAAATGTAGAAAAAGCAGTAGCTGGTTTCCTTTTGGAAAACGAAATTGCATACATCCAAGAAGCTGTTGAAACTCCAGAGCGCCCATTCGTGGCAATCCTTGGTGGTTCAAAAGTATCTGATAAGATCGGTGTTATCGAGAACCTTCTTGAAAAAGCTGACAAAGTTCTTATCGGTGGTGGTATGACTTACACATTCTACAAAGCTCAAGGTATCGAAATCGGTAACTCACTTGTAGAAGAAGACAAGCTTGATGTGGCAAAAGCACTTCTTGAAAAAGCTAACGGTAAATTGATCTTGCCAGTTGACTCAAAAGAAGCTAACGCATTTGCTGGCTACACTGAAGTTCGCGATACAGAAGGCGAAGCAGTTTCAGAAGGCTTCCTTGGTCTTGATATCGGTCCTAAGTCAATCGCTAAGTTTGATGAAGCCTTGACTGGTGCTAAAACAGTTGTTTGGAACGGACCTATGGGTGTATTTGAAAACCCAGATTTCCAAGCTGGTACAATCGGTGTAATGGACGCTATCGTGAAACAACCAGGCGTGAAATCAATCATCGGTGGTGGTGACTCAGCAGCAGCAGCTATCAACCTTGGCCGTGCAGACAAGTTCTCATGGATCTCAACTGGTGGTGGTGCATCTATGGAGTTGTTAGAAGGTA is part of the Streptococcus suis genome and harbors:
- the gap gene encoding type I glyceraldehyde-3-phosphate dehydrogenase; protein product: MVVKVGINGFGRIGRLAFRRIQNVEGVEVTRINDLTDPVMLAHLLKYDTTQGRFDGTVEVKDGGFEVNGKFVKVSAEREPGNIDWATDGVDIVLEATGFFASKEKAEQHIHANGAKKVVITAPGGNDVKTVVFNTNHDILDGTETVISGASCTTNCLAPMAKALHDAFGVQKGLMTTIHGYTGDQMVLDGPHRGGDLRRARAAAANIVPNSTGAAKAIGLVIPELNGKLDGAAQRVPVPTGSVTELVATLDKKVTAEEVNAAMKAAATESFGYTEDQLVSSDIVGISFGSLFDATQTKVIEVDGEQLVKVVSWYDNEMSYTAQLVRTLEYFAKIAK
- a CDS encoding phosphoglycerate kinase translates to MAKLTVKDVELKGKKVLVRVDFNVPLKDGVITNDNRITAALPTIKYILEQGGRAILFSHLGRVKEEADKEGKSLAPVAADLAAKLGQDVAFIAGATRGAELEAAINALEDGQVLLVENTRFEDVDGKKESKNDEELGKYWASLGDGIFVNDAFGTAHRAHASNVGISANVEKAVAGFLLENEIAYIQEAVETPERPFVAILGGSKVSDKIGVIENLLEKADKVLIGGGMTYTFYKAQGIEIGNSLVEEDKLDVAKALLEKANGKLILPVDSKEANAFAGYTEVRDTEGEAVSEGFLGLDIGPKSIAKFDEALTGAKTVVWNGPMGVFENPDFQAGTIGVMDAIVKQPGVKSIIGGGDSAAAAINLGRADKFSWISTGGGASMELLEGKVLPGLAALTEK